The following are from one region of the Polyangiaceae bacterium genome:
- a CDS encoding VWA domain-containing protein produces the protein MSKLSTSRKQLELASTQGGNPAKRRRINAVRLGAVFGVVALASQFGACSPTGGGGSQVGNNGGSASNGGSSIGGFENGGSSSGGDNFGGSSFVDANGGSGASGGSGQDACAADNYGGKQIPLDMYVMLDRSGSMDGPSWTAVVGALTDFVQSPDSDGVGIGLQFFPSPTEPTCPIFAPCGNSCTNNGGFCEMCDPNGFLPPAVPFNTLPGAAAGIVNAMNGTSPGGDTPTMPALQSAAIATTAYAKQHPDRKVIIVLASDGVPSRCEDGIPQIAAVAAAALAETPSVETYAIGIGDIAALDAIAAAGGSQKAIVVDTATGSQDFLDAMNEIRGQALGCEYLMPTPTEGEADPDKLNVRYTPDGSPEEVFPRVNDVSQCQGQPGWYYDDPANPTKITLCPASCDRVKNLGGSVSIELGCEQIVAPPR, from the coding sequence ATGTCGAAGCTTAGCACCTCGCGGAAACAGTTGGAGCTTGCCTCAACCCAGGGCGGCAACCCGGCGAAACGTCGCCGTATCAATGCGGTGCGCTTGGGCGCGGTTTTCGGGGTGGTGGCCCTCGCGTCGCAGTTTGGTGCGTGCAGCCCCACGGGTGGTGGTGGTAGCCAGGTCGGCAACAACGGTGGCTCAGCCAGCAACGGTGGCAGCAGCATCGGTGGCTTCGAGAACGGCGGCTCGAGCAGCGGCGGAGACAACTTCGGCGGCTCATCCTTCGTGGACGCCAACGGCGGCAGCGGCGCGAGCGGTGGCTCCGGCCAAGACGCCTGCGCCGCGGACAACTACGGCGGCAAGCAGATCCCCCTCGATATGTACGTGATGCTCGATCGCTCAGGCTCGATGGATGGTCCAAGCTGGACCGCCGTCGTCGGAGCGCTCACCGACTTCGTGCAGAGCCCGGACTCCGATGGCGTCGGCATCGGCCTACAATTCTTCCCCTCTCCGACTGAGCCGACGTGTCCGATTTTCGCGCCGTGCGGAAATAGCTGCACCAACAACGGTGGCTTCTGCGAGATGTGCGACCCGAACGGCTTCCTGCCCCCGGCGGTTCCGTTCAACACCCTGCCTGGCGCTGCCGCGGGCATCGTCAACGCGATGAACGGCACCTCGCCTGGCGGCGACACCCCCACCATGCCGGCGCTCCAGAGCGCGGCCATCGCCACCACCGCCTACGCCAAGCAGCATCCGGATCGCAAGGTGATCATCGTCTTAGCGAGCGACGGTGTGCCAAGTCGCTGCGAAGATGGCATCCCGCAAATCGCTGCCGTGGCGGCCGCGGCGCTGGCCGAGACGCCGTCGGTCGAGACCTATGCCATTGGCATCGGCGACATTGCGGCTCTCGACGCGATCGCCGCCGCAGGCGGCAGCCAGAAGGCCATCGTCGTGGACACCGCGACCGGCAGCCAAGACTTCTTGGACGCCATGAACGAGATCCGCGGCCAGGCGCTCGGCTGTGAGTACCTGATGCCGACGCCCACCGAGGGCGAGGCGGACCCCGACAAGCTGAACGTGCGTTACACGCCGGACGGTAGCCCTGAGGAAGTATTTCCGCGCGTAAATGATGTGTCGCAGTGCCAGGGCCAACCCGGTTGGTACTACGACGACCCGGCGAACCCGACCAAGATCACGCTCTGTCCCGCGTCCTGCGACCGGGTGAAGAACCTGGGCGGTTCGGTAAGCATCGAACTCGGTTGCGAGCAGATCGTCGCGCCCCCGCGCTAG
- a CDS encoding NHL repeat-containing protein, which produces MVRAVRSGGVRRPLVWMSLFAAFVACSSSHEEETVGSESSAVVADAEATGVYGQAGAFDTATFNKGGRSADSLAAPFALSVADDDSLFVADTSNSRVLHFPAGSTTADRVYGQAGDFTQGLENNGGVSAGSLRAPQGLAYFTGDAGQPAGLFVADTQNNRVLFFDGNSTTATRVVGQADFSSVTPSVAADRLNQPTGLAVSSSGELYVADRGNHRVLKFPPGSGTADKVWGQFSLTTNTANLGGVGPATLNGPADVALDGSGSLFIADTTNRRVLRYSLAGNIVANAVWGQSDFASNGSGIAANRFSYPQGLLSLGGDLLVSDSLNHRVLRFSTATSASSATQVFGQLGAFDTGTANKGGVGPRSLRTPVGLGVSSDGTLFIADSANHRTLSYAASCASVGCDDGNPCTDDVCEVSGVCSHGVAQTPPDSCVGFACDATSLGCKTSCAGTADCRADYDCIAGRCTKTCSAPADCLGGICSDGYCCNVACSGSCQACDVSGSEGTCSNAPVAEDPKQVCLGYGCNGSGSCRAALCSGDGDCEAGFRCAGTVCTKDCGSDSDCSGRKCVDGACCGEDSCASGSTCNFDAAHAGTCIKAQGSDCAAASECGSGVCTDGVCCDSDCPGTCKSCKVSGLRGTCSFIPAGQDPNEECPTDAAICGGFCDGSGGCRLTQAGSECRQARCEDGLLFEAAECVGDGSACPASTSAPCPNAYGCELDGRSCRTTCTENSHCAPGAVCANGECKAATVTLCSDDSQCESGFCADGYCCNSRCDGVCRSCAVSGTEGVCSYVPSGEDPDQECGATTCSATCDGAGACLGSSVGKQCAAASCAGANVLLQAASCPGDGAECPARVQVSCGAGSCRNAACTLRCASDGDCSEGAKCSSGECRLPASDAGCGCRASSRSPKQSWMLLAALAVWMRRRRRPA; this is translated from the coding sequence ATGGTCCGGGCAGTGCGTAGCGGGGGCGTGCGGCGGCCGCTGGTTTGGATGTCGCTGTTTGCGGCGTTCGTTGCCTGTTCGAGCAGCCACGAAGAAGAAACAGTCGGCAGCGAGTCGAGTGCGGTGGTCGCCGACGCTGAGGCGACCGGAGTCTACGGTCAGGCGGGTGCCTTTGACACCGCGACCTTCAACAAGGGTGGGCGCTCCGCGGATAGCTTGGCGGCGCCGTTCGCGCTGAGCGTTGCCGACGACGACAGCTTGTTCGTCGCTGACACCAGTAACTCTCGCGTGCTGCATTTCCCCGCGGGAAGTACAACGGCGGATCGGGTCTATGGTCAGGCCGGCGACTTCACCCAAGGCCTGGAGAACAACGGCGGGGTGTCTGCGGGCTCGCTGCGCGCGCCTCAAGGGCTCGCCTACTTCACTGGGGATGCTGGCCAGCCCGCGGGATTGTTCGTGGCGGACACCCAGAATAACCGCGTGCTGTTCTTTGACGGGAACTCCACCACGGCGACGCGCGTGGTCGGGCAAGCGGACTTCTCCAGTGTGACTCCTAGCGTCGCGGCAGACCGGCTCAATCAACCGACCGGGCTCGCCGTCTCCTCGAGCGGCGAGCTCTACGTGGCTGACCGTGGGAATCACCGCGTGCTCAAATTTCCACCCGGAAGTGGAACAGCGGACAAGGTCTGGGGTCAGTTCTCTCTAACCACGAACACCGCTAACCTCGGCGGTGTGGGCCCGGCGACGCTGAACGGCCCCGCGGACGTCGCGCTGGACGGCTCCGGTTCGCTGTTCATCGCGGATACCACGAACCGCCGGGTGTTGCGCTACAGCTTGGCCGGCAACATCGTGGCCAACGCGGTTTGGGGCCAATCAGACTTCGCCTCCAACGGCTCGGGCATCGCGGCGAATCGCTTCAGCTACCCTCAAGGCTTGCTCAGCCTGGGCGGCGACCTGCTGGTCTCCGATTCGCTGAATCACCGCGTGCTGCGTTTCTCCACGGCAACAAGCGCTTCCTCTGCGACGCAGGTGTTTGGCCAGCTCGGCGCGTTCGATACCGGAACCGCCAACAAGGGCGGTGTGGGGCCACGCTCCCTGCGCACCCCAGTGGGCTTGGGGGTGAGCAGCGATGGCACGCTCTTCATCGCAGACTCCGCAAATCATCGCACCCTGAGCTACGCGGCGAGCTGCGCCAGCGTCGGCTGTGACGACGGCAATCCATGCACCGACGACGTGTGTGAGGTGAGCGGTGTTTGCAGCCACGGCGTCGCCCAGACACCGCCGGACAGTTGCGTCGGCTTCGCTTGCGATGCCACGAGCTTGGGCTGCAAGACGAGCTGCGCAGGCACAGCAGATTGCCGCGCGGATTACGACTGTATTGCCGGGCGTTGCACCAAGACCTGCAGTGCCCCGGCAGACTGCCTAGGCGGGATCTGCAGCGACGGTTACTGCTGCAACGTGGCGTGCAGCGGGAGCTGCCAGGCGTGCGACGTGAGCGGCAGTGAAGGCACCTGCAGCAACGCTCCCGTCGCGGAAGATCCAAAGCAAGTTTGCTTGGGCTACGGCTGCAACGGCTCAGGCAGCTGCCGCGCAGCGCTGTGCAGCGGCGACGGCGACTGCGAAGCCGGCTTTCGCTGTGCTGGGACTGTCTGCACCAAGGACTGCGGCTCCGACAGCGACTGCTCAGGACGTAAGTGCGTCGACGGCGCGTGCTGCGGTGAGGACAGCTGCGCGTCGGGATCGACGTGCAACTTCGATGCGGCCCACGCCGGCACTTGCATCAAGGCGCAAGGCAGCGACTGCGCGGCCGCGAGCGAGTGCGGCTCAGGAGTGTGCACCGACGGAGTGTGTTGTGACTCCGACTGCCCGGGCACCTGCAAGAGCTGCAAGGTGTCTGGGTTGCGCGGCACTTGTTCGTTCATCCCGGCCGGACAGGATCCCAACGAAGAGTGTCCGACGGACGCCGCTATTTGCGGTGGATTCTGCGACGGCAGTGGCGGATGTCGCCTGACCCAAGCCGGAAGCGAGTGCCGCCAGGCGCGCTGCGAGGATGGCTTGTTGTTCGAGGCGGCAGAGTGCGTCGGCGATGGCAGCGCTTGTCCCGCGAGCACCTCCGCGCCGTGTCCGAACGCCTACGGGTGCGAGCTGGATGGCCGCAGTTGCCGCACCACCTGCACCGAAAACTCCCATTGCGCGCCGGGTGCGGTTTGCGCAAACGGGGAGTGCAAGGCCGCAACGGTGACCCTCTGCAGCGACGATTCGCAATGCGAGTCGGGCTTCTGTGCTGACGGTTACTGCTGCAACTCGCGCTGCGACGGCGTCTGCCGATCATGCGCTGTCAGCGGCACGGAGGGCGTGTGTAGCTATGTGCCGTCAGGCGAGGACCCCGACCAAGAGTGCGGCGCGACCACGTGCAGCGCGACTTGCGATGGCGCCGGCGCGTGCCTGGGTTCTTCCGTGGGGAAGCAATGCGCCGCGGCGAGTTGCGCCGGTGCTAACGTCTTGCTCCAGGCAGCAAGTTGCCCCGGCGACGGCGCTGAGTGTCCCGCCCGCGTTCAGGTGAGCTGTGGCGCCGGCAGCTGCCGCAATGCGGCGTGCACGTTGCGCTGCGCGAGCGATGGGGACTGCTCCGAGGGCGCCAAGTGTTCTAGTGGGGAGTGTCGCCTACCCGCATCGGACGCGGGGTGCGGGTGTCGCGCGAGTTCCCGTTCACCCAAGCAAAGTTGGATGCTGCTTGCGGCGCTGGCCGTCTGGATGCGACGTCGTCGCCGCCCTGCATGA
- the ggt gene encoding gamma-glutamyltransferase, whose protein sequence is MASTHDTVLHRIPTLARRSRPSQPPHRLFALLCLAVALCWSSSGVAQNAGRNVVSSENKLAAQEALAQMQAGGNAVDAAVTAVLVAGVASPTSSGIGGGGFALVWDANTKTTYLLDFREVAPKAVDAAAFESRPLAWDQRGKYVGVPGEVAGLYMLHKKYGKRTWKQVVEPAIRAAKKGFPVESHLAKMLAQSAKTLTQDAGIAAVYYPNGKPAAQGNLLKNPKLAATLEAIAEHGPEAFYQGPIAEDMVSSVKAAGGALSLEDLKAYKPIERKPLSATWEGYQVYTMPPPSAGGMMLIEALRLFKKPELVKLGRDTGAYQHLLAEAMRGAFADRARYLGDPAFEKYDVEKLMSAARMQVRRKKISLHRTHNIPRFGLEEHGTHHLVTSDAAGNMVSLTTTVNRLFGAKLTATNSGVQMNDELDDFTANKDVAAFGMKQSPNRARPGARPVSSMTPTIVVENGVPVLGIGGSGGTTIATNVTQLVLARLAFGVDPQRLVSGQRFYVPPGKWYIALEKGAPKSLWEDLEARGEIVGTMPFTTSAVQLIAIEKGRKVGAADPRKSGAALGR, encoded by the coding sequence ATGGCAAGCACCCACGACACCGTCCTCCACCGGATCCCGACTCTGGCTCGGCGTTCTAGGCCTTCTCAACCCCCGCACCGACTCTTCGCGTTGCTGTGCCTGGCAGTTGCCTTGTGCTGGTCGAGTTCCGGCGTCGCTCAGAACGCAGGTCGCAATGTGGTCAGCTCGGAGAACAAGCTGGCGGCTCAGGAGGCGCTCGCGCAGATGCAAGCCGGCGGGAACGCTGTGGACGCTGCGGTCACCGCGGTGCTCGTCGCGGGGGTCGCCAGTCCAACTTCCAGCGGGATCGGGGGGGGAGGGTTCGCGCTGGTTTGGGACGCGAACACCAAAACCACCTACCTGCTCGATTTCCGTGAGGTGGCGCCAAAAGCCGTAGATGCAGCCGCCTTCGAAAGTCGCCCCTTGGCGTGGGACCAGCGTGGCAAATACGTCGGCGTGCCTGGTGAGGTAGCCGGCCTCTACATGCTGCACAAGAAGTATGGCAAGCGCACCTGGAAGCAGGTCGTGGAGCCCGCAATCCGTGCGGCAAAGAAGGGCTTCCCCGTTGAGAGCCACCTGGCGAAGATGCTCGCTCAAAGCGCCAAGACGTTGACTCAGGACGCTGGCATCGCTGCCGTATATTATCCGAACGGAAAACCAGCCGCACAGGGCAACCTCTTGAAGAACCCCAAGCTGGCGGCCACGCTGGAGGCCATCGCGGAGCATGGCCCAGAAGCGTTCTACCAGGGCCCCATCGCCGAGGACATGGTCAGCAGCGTCAAGGCGGCTGGCGGCGCCTTGAGCCTGGAAGACCTGAAGGCGTACAAGCCTATCGAGCGCAAGCCCCTCAGCGCCACCTGGGAAGGCTATCAGGTGTATACGATGCCGCCGCCGAGCGCCGGCGGCATGATGCTGATCGAAGCCTTGCGGCTGTTCAAGAAGCCCGAGCTAGTGAAGCTCGGGCGCGACACGGGTGCCTATCAGCACCTGCTGGCCGAGGCGATGCGTGGTGCGTTCGCCGACCGTGCGCGTTACCTTGGGGATCCAGCGTTCGAGAAGTACGACGTGGAGAAGCTGATGAGCGCCGCCCGCATGCAGGTGCGCCGCAAGAAGATCTCGCTCCATCGGACCCACAACATCCCGCGCTTTGGCCTCGAGGAGCACGGCACGCATCATCTGGTGACCAGCGACGCAGCTGGCAACATGGTTTCTCTGACCACGACCGTGAACCGCTTGTTCGGCGCGAAGCTCACCGCGACGAATAGTGGAGTCCAGATGAACGACGAGCTGGACGACTTCACTGCGAACAAAGACGTCGCGGCGTTCGGCATGAAACAGTCTCCGAACCGCGCGCGGCCCGGAGCACGCCCGGTGAGCAGCATGACGCCGACGATTGTGGTCGAGAACGGTGTGCCGGTGCTGGGCATCGGTGGCTCCGGTGGCACGACCATCGCCACCAACGTGACGCAGCTGGTGCTGGCGCGCTTGGCGTTTGGCGTCGACCCACAAAGGTTGGTCTCCGGGCAGCGCTTCTATGTTCCCCCGGGGAAATGGTACATCGCGCTCGAGAAGGGTGCCCCCAAGTCGCTCTGGGAGGACCTCGAGGCGCGCGGCGAAATCGTCGGGACAATGCCCTTCACGACGAGCGCTGTTCAGCTGATCGCGATCGAGAAGGGGCGCAAGGTGGGCGCCGCAGATCCCCGCAAGTCGGGCGCGGCGCTGGGGCGATGA